In Symmachiella dynata, the following are encoded in one genomic region:
- the trxA gene encoding thioredoxin produces MAENVVEFTDGNFQSEVLESDVPVLVDFWAPWCGPCKMIAPTIDELANDYAGRVKIGKVNTDENQATPTNYQIQGIPTILLFKGGEVVDKFVGVANKAKFSAALDTHLS; encoded by the coding sequence TGAGTTTACTGATGGAAATTTCCAATCGGAAGTTCTCGAATCGGACGTGCCGGTACTGGTGGACTTTTGGGCCCCTTGGTGTGGGCCTTGCAAAATGATTGCCCCCACGATCGACGAGTTGGCGAATGACTATGCCGGCCGCGTGAAGATCGGGAAAGTCAACACCGACGAAAACCAAGCGACTCCCACGAATTATCAGATTCAAGGAATCCCCACGATTCTGTTGTTCAAAGGGGGCGAAGTCGTTGACAAGTTTGTCGGCGTGGCCAACAAAGCCAAGTTCTCCGCCGCTTTGGATACGCACCTGAGCTGA